cATTCCTCCCATATTAAATATTCTGGCTCTGCCACTGGTTAAATCTAATAATGACGTagccaaaatatgttttttcttctatttagataaacatctgacttttttttgtccaaatgaaGCTCAAATACATTCAactctaaaactgaaaaagtcagaCTTGGTCACacctttattatttcttttgattgtttcttttaatgctttttgtaaagcactttgaatagtctctgtacatgaaatgtgctatagaAATGAACCTGAAATGCCTtaaaaagatggagaaaaaaaggaatttatctATTGGTGGCTTTGAGTCAGTCCAATTCTTTAGCAAAACCAGTAATATGAACCAAACATaacattttatatcattttgatTTAGCTAAATTTAGCTCCAAATCAAAGCTGTAAGTAAGCACGTAGTTGTTAAAACATTCTTgattatttcaaaaaatgtattttatcaagGACAACAAATATATCCTTTAGTGGAATTAGATACAgattattttatctttgaaaTGAAGAGTCATCAAGTCTTGTTGACTTAGTTTCTTGCATAAATGACAGCATAAGATTTGGGTCTCACCCCTAAATGACAGCTTCCCTTTCCGAGATTATCCTGCAGATGTGTGATAAAGATTTCCTCGGCTCTCTTCAGGTATTGggttgttttccttttcactGCCTCCCTCCGCTCCTTGTTTGGGTCCACTGTTCAACACAGACACATCACATTTACAGCACCAATAAAAGGCTAAACCATTGAGTAGTGGGAAGTGCAGCAGTTGACCACGTGGAAAACTGTCATCAGCATTTAATGttggacttcctgttttcattaTTCATCCTCATCATGAGTCCTTTTTTCTGAGTCACAGATTCTAAACGGCCAGATTTGCTCACTTACATTGAACCCCGTTCAGCAGCAGGTCCACGCCGTTCTTGTAGTAGCTGAAAGCGGCCTCGTAGTCCTCGTTGACCTCACTGTCCAGCGCCATGCGGATCTGCTTAGCCGCTTCCACCAAGTAATCTCTCTTTGCCATCGCCGCCTTCCTCTCAGATCCGTCCAGACAGgcctgtttgtgacacacaCGGCTGTCAATAAGGTGAACTACATTCAGGCGCAGCTGtgttatgtagtttttaaaagtgGAAACAGAAACTGAATCTTACGCTTCTGTTTCCTATTGGCtcttaaaggtttttcttttagctttattGTTCACCTTTGCTCTTGAGCCTTATTAGGATGCATCTCTGTTGTGTACAGCGGGCGACTGGCTCCCCACTACGAACACAAGCGAAGGGTCTTTGGAGCAAAGCATGATATTCTGGAAACAAAGAGTTAACCCGGAGATCAGAACAGGAAGTGAGTACAAGTGTGTGCCTTCCATCTCAGATGAATGGAAAGAAACGAGAAGGTAAGTCTATTTGAGGCTTTTTGTCATAATGTCCTGGGGTTGGGACTTTATTTATTCACGCACCGTGACTAAATGTGGAATAAAAGCCTGgaggaacacatttttgtgcacgtAAGTATGCCTCACTGCAAGAATATAGGAACAAAAAACAGTGACTAAAAATCCTCACCAGCATGCTACAGATTACATGTAGTCAGTGCAGATTGTGACTGGCTCACTTGCCTCAAGAAAACCACAAACCCCCAAATTTTCCACCACTTCAgctcaaaactaaaaacagaaccCCCCCCACATATAAGCTATACAACCTCAGTGAGGGATGTAGCCCCATCTGAGCAGTCTGAAGCTCCTCCATGGTCGTCCATCATCTTAGCGCGTGTTTCCAGAGCGAGTGTCACTCTGACTGGAGAAGAGATTAAAATCATGCACGGACAGAGAATGCACACACTGTACCTGATGTCAGGCAGCCATCCGCCCcagcagcatcagcatcagCAGCGGCCTGCGTCCTCAGCAGCTAGAGTACGCTCATCCCACAGGCAGGAGAGGAAGAGAGAGCTCAGGCgaggctcctgattggctgagcgTGATGTCACTTCAGGGTTCAATTTCACAGAAGGCAGCCTCTCCCCCCCCTCTCCATCCTAGTAGATGCTGGAAGATTTAAAGAGACAGAGCCGTTTTGTCCGACagacatttcagtttttaaacacTGAGTGCTTGTTTTGAGAGCTCAGCTTGAACAACAGGGAAAAGTCACTTTGCTGTTTGATCTCTGCCGTGCTTCAACTGGAAGAATCAGAGATCTTAATCTGCTGAGTCTTGATGTTCAGTACCAGATGGAGCCAGGCTCCGGCTGCAGCACAAAGGAGAGTGTCTCCCCCCACTCCAAACACACACCCAGGGGGAAGGCCGGTTTACAGCAGGGGAGGAGATACTCCATTAGGACTCTGACATATGATCTCGCAAATGCATCCAGACCATTCAAAGGGaactgtttttaatatataaatatataaaaatctttcatttttggctaaaaatagcaacatcataattaaaacaccactaggaatgctttgaaaacaggagtgtgactttatttatttatttatttttttaaagaacaaaacaatgtaatacattttataaatttgaaaaattttaaGCATGGGATGGTAGTTTAAAAGTCTCATCAGAAAAAGGTCAGTGCAGATTAAGAAAGCCCTGTGATTCTTTTCTGGTggaaaatactgtcttttttcagttttatcatCATGCAAGAATGAGCCAAACTATTTTCACAAACAATGAGAGAGTTTTAGATCAAATCTGAAAGTTTTGCAGCTACATTtagttactttttctttatggAGTTATATTTCTTCTGTTAAATAGAAAGCAAACCATAGGACATAAATAATTTGGAAAAGATTATCTAAGATTATGatcattattatatttattacataagaatgaatgaatgtcaaGTATTTTTCCTGAATACATTGATGTCTTCTaaccaaaagcaaaaacaaacatctaaaaaccaatgcctcttttttttatcttgattcacaaacacaaatacagatactgaaacagaataaaaagtcTACATGATTCCAAAGCAACTTTTTTGACCTGATCTTTTCTCACTGAATTTTTCCACCAGTTTGGTGGATATTTATAGAAGggtatttttttacatgctaataTGCCATTTGCCATTCtgtaaaactcagttttaaatTTCCAAAACTGTTTCAATTTTTGTGTTGTCTCACATAGAAAACCATTAGTCACCGTTTGATCTGATCGActaaagtctatgtaaatatCTCCtggaattcctttttttttcactcttcaGTGGAAAGACCTGATGGTCCGGTTGTTCTTGAAGACATAATAATTCCGATGATGAATAATAACAGTTTGTCGCATTCTGTTGAACTTTTGCTTCAAATTATTGCTGACTTGATGTATGTTCCTAACTCAGATGGCAGGAAAGGTGGTGTTGAGTACACAAGAGTACTTACTGACCTGATGAACTTTACAGATGTGCTCACATTTCCAGATCCTGGCTGTTTACTCactaaaagcagttttaataaTTAATCATTCAGAATTGATTATTGCAGGGACAAAAACTACAACTCAGGGCAACTGAGAGTTGGAATAAACAGTAGCAGAGTTGTTAGCATCTGGTCTCAGTTTCTCCTGTTTTCccagtttgttttagcttttcaCATGAACATTATCTTTGATTAACATGAGCGTTGATGTTTTTTACAGGCACTACATGCTGTTAGTGTTCTTGTTTCCTGTAAGAGCAGTCCTCCACAGTGACGATACCATTACTATCACGGTCATatagacaaaaatgaaaacacataaaGAACAATCACGCACCGCGTGAGTCCTTTCTCACTATCAGGAGTATGGAATGGATCTCGATTACCAATCCCTCTGCAGCACTCAGTGATTATGATGTCTTCAGAATGTATGCAGCCTCCACCTTCAATTGTCATGGAAGAATTTGTCATAACATATCTGTGGCATATTGATCAGTTATAGTTACAGAACTCAAAAGTCTGATTGTATTGACGTACTGTGAATGTTACATTGTTCTGAGGCAACACGCATGCGCCTCCTACTTTTGGTTGCTTCTTATATTGTGAAATGGCGGAATAAAGTGCTGATTCCGAAAGCGACGTCTCGTGTTTGCAAAGATACTACAATATCTAACTCACACAATGACTGGAAGAGGCCACTTTAAATGGACTGTccttatttattcattgatatattttgttaatattaatatcgcttctgtaaagaaaaaaattccacatcatacaactttgtattattttccAGCTTTTGAATGATTCTTTGAGTCTTTATTTGGAGCTTTTGttggtttctttttcttaacttttttagttttggctTTTTCCTCTGGATGCTTGATAGTAAGTGCAGGTCTGGACCTTGTTAGGCTGTCAGTCATGGGACTTAATTTGCTGTGACTTATCTCTGGATCAGACCGAACGCCCTGAGCAGAAACTGTCTTCGCAGCAGCCGACTGAGGAGAATCTGGGATCAGGTTGGGCTGAGAGAGTGACAGCATCGCCGGAGAACTGGCAACGCGGTACGATGAGGCCCCTCCCAGCGTTGGTAAGTGGACGTGCTCACTGCTCAGGTTGGTAACAGAGTATCTGCTGCTGTTGGACATGACGATGTGGTGCCATGAGCTAAGAGGGGTTGCAGAGAAAGGCTGAGGACCACCTGACTCCTCTTTGGCCCCTCCTGGAGAAATGACCATGGAGCTGTGAGGTGTGACGGCTTCCACGGCGCTCTGGAACGTTTTGAGGATACGGTCActcttctgcttctcttttttctgGCGTGACTCAACTTTCTTCAACTGGAGGCGATGATCTCTCATCATTTGCTTCCTTGTATCTGCCAGTCCCCTAAACACATCAGAGAAGATTATAAATCTCTTAAAATATGATTGAAATTagatatatttctattttttacaagaaatcactcccaaaaacaaacaaaagctgaaagagtgataaaattagatttttgttacactaaaaacaaatgaatgtgaTCAAACTCATAAATGTACCTGTAGTCGACCATTCCAGTCCTGCCACGATCCAGTCTCTGAATCAGCTCCTCAACCTGATACCCATCCAAAGGAATGCTGGATTGCTGGAATTGAATGTgcaaaaatgataattttttgcTTTCTAGTTCAGCATCTTTGCAATCCTTTACTTAATATGAGCAGATTCATCTAAAAACCTGGATTGCTCTTCTGAAATCCGTCACAGGGACTTGCATTGTGCCATCTTTGTCGATATTCCGAAAGAAATCCCACAGGCGCAGCTTCCGTTTATCCAGATAAtcctacattttaaaacagaaatttaacacattttgtgtCACATTTTAACACCAATGCAAGTtttaattttgagcttcataGTCACGTTACCTGGACGACTTTCATTGGATCTATCCGTTTTTGAGGCTTTTTAGCAATAAAGCCCCCCACACCTCGATAGTGAACTTTCAGACCCGGATGCTCCTGACGCGTCACTTCCAGCAAATGCACAAAGTTCTGATTCACCTGCACATTCTGTTCAAAGGAAATATGTGCAGCACAAAATATGCTTCATATGTAAATTagtgttaagaaaaaacaaagaaaaaatagcaagaaGATCATTCTGTCACTTTTGTAGTAAAGTCgttgaataaaatcaaaaagggCTTCCAGGCTTCCATACTGAATCAAAGGTACACTCTAAACCTCTATGTAGTATGAGTGAGTTTGGTGTTATTCTAATCCCAAAGATACAAGTAAATGCGTCACACACATCCCTCCAAAGACACTGTATTTTAGGACAGAACCAGAATGTGTGAATGAAGGTGGCCTCAACGTTACATGTAGGGTCCGTTTGTGGATATGTGCATTTCTGGAGCTGTGCACGGTGAACGATTTTAAACAGTATAAGACAATTGAAGATGAATTTATCTGTTTTCTTATCTCTTATAGTGATTTAAAGATCCATGAAtggaaaacagacattttgttGATGGACTTCTTTTGATTTggattaaatgtgaaaatatcaACCAGGACATTTTGAGTGTTCTGTTTCTTAAAAGACTGTAATCAACTGTCATCTTGTCTGAAGGACCATAGAAACTCACGCATAAATCGATCTCATCCAAGGCAGTTTTGGGTGTATTCTTCACTATGTTGACCAGGACGAGGGCACCCTCTACTGTTAAAGAGTTATAAGCCAGCTGcgaaggaaaaagacaaaaaatgatttagattGGCTGTGATTATTTATCCTAATAGAAGCTTTCCACATACCAGCAGTACTTGAAGAGTGTCATTGTACTCCAGACCCCTGCACAGCATACTGACGCCCTCATTGGTGAGACGATTGTTGTTGAGGTTAAGATGCACGAGAGTATTGTTGAATTTAAGAGCTTCTCCAATCGCCAAAGCGCCGTCATTTCCAAAACCATTCCACGATAAATCAAGGTGTTTCAGGGTTGTATTCAcctaaatgtgaacattttagaaGATTATATTCGTTCAgaaagttgttatttatttatttttaaactcacCTTTAGCCCGGCACAAAAAGCCACAGCTCCTTTCATTCTAAGGTGATTCCAGCTGAGGTCCAGCACCTCGAGGCCTTCATTGTTTGCTGtcaaaaaaggtaaattaaataaaaacaaacaagcgggggaaaaaaatgaatatctgCATGCAAGTCTGAAATACCCAATAGTTGCCCCAAATACTCTCCTCCTTTTCCACAGAACTCATTA
The genomic region above belongs to Oryzias melastigma strain HK-1 linkage group LG22, ASM292280v2, whole genome shotgun sequence and contains:
- the LOC112162614 gene encoding leucine-rich repeat-containing protein 74A, coding for MSVLSIETLSLKEPDCPAEPQDLDYEFDKDWNPDENKKNKTVSAAEVYMQACRLERVIPVSQFVRNIGTATMTLNHCGLGPSGCKAIATALVGDTQIHTLELAGNYIQAEGSRYLMQLLRFNSSIEHLDLSNNHLKSDGAEWMAKMLSDNISLKTIKLSGSKFVDDDAKHFADALSTNSRLKELDLSHNEFCGKGGEYLGQLLANNEGLEVLDLSWNHLRMKGAVAFCAGLKVNTTLKHLDLSWNGFGNDGALAIGEALKFNNTLVHLNLNNNRLTNEGVSMLCRGLEYNDTLQVLLLAYNSLTVEGALVLVNIVKNTPKTALDEIDLCNVQVNQNFVHLLEVTRQEHPGLKVHYRGVGGFIAKKPQKRIDPMKVVQDYLDKRKLRLWDFFRNIDKDGTMQVPVTDFRRAIQQSSIPLDGYQVEELIQRLDRGRTGMVDYRGLADTRKQMMRDHRLQLKKVESRQKKEKQKSDRILKTFQSAVEAVTPHSSMVISPGGAKEESGGPQPFSATPLSSWHHIVMSNSSRYSVTNLSSEHVHLPTLGGASSYRVASSPAMLSLSQPNLIPDSPQSAAAKTVSAQGVRSDPEISHSKLSPMTDSLTRSRPALTIKHPEEKAKTKKVKKKKPTKAPNKDSKNHSKAGK